The following proteins are co-located in the Xiphophorus hellerii strain 12219 chromosome 2, Xiphophorus_hellerii-4.1, whole genome shotgun sequence genome:
- the lrrc61 gene encoding leucine-rich repeat-containing protein 61 isoform X4: MLPSMDYKREKEQDAECEKISAVLLKSRTGEFDLESILFLKLRVLGIHDLGCIGECVNLERLDLFGNSVTNIGPLSSLRLLSVLNLSSNRISNIEPLRSCENLQTLNLAGNVISSTESLHCLVSLKKLENIRLRDNTYNYSNPVCRSASYRAVVLEMFPNIKVLDGERVVGRGSELYQLCKDIDETIKAGSYKNGQLIEHPDCKPWVEDGYWEIKRSNNAIIEEAYKQFNGEMFFMNADS, from the exons ATG TTGCCCAGCATGGACTATAAGCGAGAAAAGGAGCAGG ATGCAGAGTGTGAGAAGATAAGCGCTGTGCTGCTGAAGTCACGGACAGGAGAATTTGATTTGGAATCCATTCTGTTTTTGAAACTCAGAGTTCTTG GTATACATGACCTTGGATGCATTGGGGAATGTGTAAATTTGGAGAGGCTGGACCTATTTGGGAACAGTGTCACAAATATAGGACCTCTATCATCTCTTCGTCTTCTTTCTGTGCTTAATTTGTCTTCTAACAGAATCTCTAATATAG AGCCACTTCGTAGTTGTGAAAAtttacaaactttaaatttagcTGGTAATGTCATATCCAG CACTGAGAGCCTACATTGCCTTGTTTCTCTGAAAAAGCTAGAGAACATACGTCTGAGAGACAACACTTACAATTACAGTAACCCAG TGTGCAGGAGTGCATCATACAGAGCTGTTGTACTCGAGATGTTCCCGAACATCAAAGTTCTGGATg GAGAGAGAGTTGTTGGACGAGGAAGTGAATTGTACCAGTTATGCAAAGACATTGATGAGACCATAAAag CTGGTTCATACAAGAATGGGCAGCTCATTGAACATCCCGATTGCAAGCCATGGGTAGAAGATGGTTACTGGGAGATAAAGCGATCAAACAATGCCATTATTGAAGAAGCCTACAAACAGTTCAATGGTGAG ATGTTCTTCATGAATGCAGACTCTTGA
- the dnaja gene encoding LOW QUALITY PROTEIN: dnaJ homolog subfamily A member 4 (The sequence of the model RefSeq protein was modified relative to this genomic sequence to represent the inferred CDS: deleted 2 bases in 2 codons) yields the protein MVHETGYYDLLGVSPKALTDEIKKAYRKLALKYHPDKNPNEGEKFKLISHAYEVLSDPKKRDLYDQGGEQAIKEGGMNSGASPMDVFDMFFGGGGRMQRERRGKNVVHQLSVTLEEMYNGSTRKLGLQKNVICEKCDGYGGKKGALEKCSTCKGRGVQIRVQQIGPGMIQQTQSICHDCQGQGEKFNAKDRCKNCNGHKLERKKKILEVHIDKGMKDGQKITFHGEGDQEPGLEPGDVVIVLDQKEHSLFQRQGDDLVMKMDIKLAEALCGFRKTVRTLDNRSLIISTMPGEVIKHNDIKCVQNEGMPIHRDPYERGMLIIQFQVEFPENHWLSEHLMFQLERLLPPREDVMITEDMEEVDLCEVDLNSQQKRYHREAYEEEEEGPRGGVQCQTQ from the exons ATGGTGCACGAAACTGGTTACTACGATCTCTTGGGGGTCAGCCCAAAAGCCTTGACGGACGAAATTAAAAAAGCCTACAGAAAACTAGCACTGAAATATCACCCGGACAAGAATCCAAATGAAGGCGAAAAG TTCAAGCTCATCTCTCATGCCTATGAGGTGCTGTCTGATCCAAAGAAGAGGGACCTATATGACCAAGGAGGGGAACAAGCTATTAAAGAGGGAGGCATGAACTCTGGGGCTTCCCCAATGGATGTGTTTGACATGTTCTTTGGAGGTGGAGGTCgaatgcagagagagagaagag gaaaaaatgttgttCACCAGCTTAGTGTCACACTAGAAGAAATGTACAACGGTTCTACTAGGAAGCTTGGACTTCAGAAGAATgtcatttgtgaaaaatgtgacg gTTACGGTGGTAAAAAAGGGGCTTTGGAGAAGTGTTCGACTTGCAAAGGCAGAGGAGTACAAATCAGAGTGCAACAGATCGGGCCGGGCATGATTCAGCAGACCCAGAGCATATGTCACGACTGCCAGGGACAGGGGGAGAAGTTTAACGCGAAGGACCGCTGTAAGAACTGCAACGGACACAAACTGGAGCGCAAGAAGAAAATTCTTGAAGTTCACATTGACAAAG GTATGAAAGATGGacagaaaattacatttcacGGAGAGGGTGACCAGGAACCGGGACTAGAACCTGGAGACGTTGTCATTGTCCTGGATCAGAAGGAGCACTCC CTTTTCCAGAGGCAAGGAGACGATCTGGTAATGAAGATGGACATCAAACTTGCAGAGGCCCTGTGTGGTTTCAGAAAGACCGTCCGGACGTTAGACAACAGATCGCTCATCATCAGCACAATGCCAG GAGAAGTCATCAAGCACAATGACATCAAATGTGTTCAAAATGAA GGCATGCCTATCCACCGGGATCCCTATGAAAGAGGAATGCTCATCATTCAGTTCCAG GTGGAGTTCCCAGAAAACCACTGGCTCTCAGAGCATCTCATGTTCCAGCTGGAAAGACTGCTTCCTCCCAGAGAGGATGTGATGATCACGGAGGACATGGAGGAGGTGGACCTCTGTGAGGTTGATCTCAATTCACAACAGAAACGCTACCACAGAGAAGCCtatgaggaggaagaagagggtcCCAGAGGCGGAGTGCAATGTCAGACACAGTGA
- the lrrc61 gene encoding leucine-rich repeat-containing protein 61 isoform X3 produces MDYKREKEQDAECEKISAVLLKSRTGEFDLESILFLKLRVLGIHDLGCIGECVNLERLDLFGNSVTNIGPLSSLRLLSVLNLSSNRISNIEPLRSCENLQTLNLAGNVISSTESLHCLVSLKKLENIRLRDNTYNYSNPVCRSASYRAVVLEMFPNIKVLDGERVVGRGSELYQLCKDIDETIKAGSYKNGQLIEHPDCKPWVEDGYWEIKRSNNAIIEEAYKQFNDVLHECRLLNNRATHVISQTERSMSLKKQPKQYAI; encoded by the exons ATGGACTATAAGCGAGAAAAGGAGCAGG ATGCAGAGTGTGAGAAGATAAGCGCTGTGCTGCTGAAGTCACGGACAGGAGAATTTGATTTGGAATCCATTCTGTTTTTGAAACTCAGAGTTCTTG GTATACATGACCTTGGATGCATTGGGGAATGTGTAAATTTGGAGAGGCTGGACCTATTTGGGAACAGTGTCACAAATATAGGACCTCTATCATCTCTTCGTCTTCTTTCTGTGCTTAATTTGTCTTCTAACAGAATCTCTAATATAG AGCCACTTCGTAGTTGTGAAAAtttacaaactttaaatttagcTGGTAATGTCATATCCAG CACTGAGAGCCTACATTGCCTTGTTTCTCTGAAAAAGCTAGAGAACATACGTCTGAGAGACAACACTTACAATTACAGTAACCCAG TGTGCAGGAGTGCATCATACAGAGCTGTTGTACTCGAGATGTTCCCGAACATCAAAGTTCTGGATg GAGAGAGAGTTGTTGGACGAGGAAGTGAATTGTACCAGTTATGCAAAGACATTGATGAGACCATAAAag CTGGTTCATACAAGAATGGGCAGCTCATTGAACATCCCGATTGCAAGCCATGGGTAGAAGATGGTTACTGGGAGATAAAGCGATCAAACAATGCCATTATTGAAGAAGCCTACAAACAGTTCAATG ATGTTCTTCATGAATGCAGACTCTTGAACAACAGAGCCACACATGTGATTTCCCAGACGGAGAGATCAATGAGCTTGAAGAAGCAGCCAAAGCAATACGCCATCTGA
- the lrrc61 gene encoding leucine-rich repeat-containing protein 61 isoform X1 codes for MLPSMDYKREKEQDAECEKISAVLLKSRTGEFDLESILFLKLRVLGIHDLGCIGECVNLERLDLFGNSVTNIGPLSSLRLLSVLNLSSNRISNIEPLRSCENLQTLNLAGNVISSTESLHCLVSLKKLENIRLRDNTYNYSNPVCRSASYRAVVLEMFPNIKVLDGERVVGRGSELYQLCKDIDETIKAGSYKNGQLIEHPDCKPWVEDGYWEIKRSNNAIIEEAYKQFNDVLHECRLLNNRATHVISQTERSMSLKKQPKQYAI; via the exons ATG TTGCCCAGCATGGACTATAAGCGAGAAAAGGAGCAGG ATGCAGAGTGTGAGAAGATAAGCGCTGTGCTGCTGAAGTCACGGACAGGAGAATTTGATTTGGAATCCATTCTGTTTTTGAAACTCAGAGTTCTTG GTATACATGACCTTGGATGCATTGGGGAATGTGTAAATTTGGAGAGGCTGGACCTATTTGGGAACAGTGTCACAAATATAGGACCTCTATCATCTCTTCGTCTTCTTTCTGTGCTTAATTTGTCTTCTAACAGAATCTCTAATATAG AGCCACTTCGTAGTTGTGAAAAtttacaaactttaaatttagcTGGTAATGTCATATCCAG CACTGAGAGCCTACATTGCCTTGTTTCTCTGAAAAAGCTAGAGAACATACGTCTGAGAGACAACACTTACAATTACAGTAACCCAG TGTGCAGGAGTGCATCATACAGAGCTGTTGTACTCGAGATGTTCCCGAACATCAAAGTTCTGGATg GAGAGAGAGTTGTTGGACGAGGAAGTGAATTGTACCAGTTATGCAAAGACATTGATGAGACCATAAAag CTGGTTCATACAAGAATGGGCAGCTCATTGAACATCCCGATTGCAAGCCATGGGTAGAAGATGGTTACTGGGAGATAAAGCGATCAAACAATGCCATTATTGAAGAAGCCTACAAACAGTTCAATG ATGTTCTTCATGAATGCAGACTCTTGAACAACAGAGCCACACATGTGATTTCCCAGACGGAGAGATCAATGAGCTTGAAGAAGCAGCCAAAGCAATACGCCATCTGA
- the lrrc61 gene encoding leucine-rich repeat-containing protein 61 isoform X2, with protein sequence MSVSLSHLWTNDAECEKISAVLLKSRTGEFDLESILFLKLRVLGIHDLGCIGECVNLERLDLFGNSVTNIGPLSSLRLLSVLNLSSNRISNIEPLRSCENLQTLNLAGNVISSTESLHCLVSLKKLENIRLRDNTYNYSNPVCRSASYRAVVLEMFPNIKVLDGERVVGRGSELYQLCKDIDETIKAGSYKNGQLIEHPDCKPWVEDGYWEIKRSNNAIIEEAYKQFNDVLHECRLLNNRATHVISQTERSMSLKKQPKQYAI encoded by the exons ATGAGCGTGTCCTTATCCCACCTCTGGACAAATG ATGCAGAGTGTGAGAAGATAAGCGCTGTGCTGCTGAAGTCACGGACAGGAGAATTTGATTTGGAATCCATTCTGTTTTTGAAACTCAGAGTTCTTG GTATACATGACCTTGGATGCATTGGGGAATGTGTAAATTTGGAGAGGCTGGACCTATTTGGGAACAGTGTCACAAATATAGGACCTCTATCATCTCTTCGTCTTCTTTCTGTGCTTAATTTGTCTTCTAACAGAATCTCTAATATAG AGCCACTTCGTAGTTGTGAAAAtttacaaactttaaatttagcTGGTAATGTCATATCCAG CACTGAGAGCCTACATTGCCTTGTTTCTCTGAAAAAGCTAGAGAACATACGTCTGAGAGACAACACTTACAATTACAGTAACCCAG TGTGCAGGAGTGCATCATACAGAGCTGTTGTACTCGAGATGTTCCCGAACATCAAAGTTCTGGATg GAGAGAGAGTTGTTGGACGAGGAAGTGAATTGTACCAGTTATGCAAAGACATTGATGAGACCATAAAag CTGGTTCATACAAGAATGGGCAGCTCATTGAACATCCCGATTGCAAGCCATGGGTAGAAGATGGTTACTGGGAGATAAAGCGATCAAACAATGCCATTATTGAAGAAGCCTACAAACAGTTCAATG ATGTTCTTCATGAATGCAGACTCTTGAACAACAGAGCCACACATGTGATTTCCCAGACGGAGAGATCAATGAGCTTGAAGAAGCAGCCAAAGCAATACGCCATCTGA